The following proteins are co-located in the Leptospira limi genome:
- a CDS encoding AZOBR_p60025 family cell surface glycopolymer formation protein: MKPRQLWITMFFFILGVVGIIQFKISPYNHSLSALIGIWEGFYEINPNLVDPNFVVYKSGGYDGQFFYLLAKDLFNDSDWNLIVDSYYFRYHRIGLSLISGYVSHLLGSEHYPLITLTILFSTFLFSVYCLYLLLPEKSKWFVLFYIHSPYSLNSNLLLVADSFFVSLAIISYYFYTKENLTFSFLFFLITVFTRELGVLFLVPIVLGALYHKQWKEVFLFSLPGILFLGFLYFGWKNSPNHLGTNPLGFKDMTDVPLFGFVKSFFDHNQFQFKLKEIPKLLFLVSFLSMIMISISSIRNSFQKDLNLLVPILGSLFVITIAEEGYWRSFDNLSRMFTLILPFCLLLESVTKKLSFKIFLGTSLTLFFFLLVRIFFITPTKEYFLAL, translated from the coding sequence GTGAAACCGCGGCAACTCTGGATTACCATGTTTTTTTTCATTTTGGGAGTAGTGGGGATCATTCAATTTAAAATATCTCCCTACAACCATTCACTGTCTGCTTTAATTGGGATTTGGGAAGGATTCTATGAAATCAATCCAAACTTAGTCGATCCAAATTTTGTCGTATATAAATCAGGCGGATATGACGGACAATTTTTTTACTTACTCGCAAAAGATTTGTTTAACGATTCCGATTGGAACTTAATTGTAGATAGTTATTATTTTCGTTACCATAGAATCGGATTATCTCTCATTTCTGGATATGTTTCTCATTTATTAGGTAGTGAACATTACCCGCTCATAACCCTTACGATTTTATTTTCGACTTTTCTATTTTCAGTCTATTGTTTATACCTATTACTTCCCGAAAAATCAAAATGGTTCGTTTTGTTTTATATTCATTCTCCTTATTCGTTAAATTCCAATTTATTATTAGTTGCTGATTCTTTTTTTGTGAGTTTAGCAATCATTAGTTATTATTTTTATACAAAAGAAAACTTAACTTTTTCTTTTCTATTTTTCTTGATCACAGTCTTCACAAGAGAGTTGGGAGTTCTATTTTTAGTTCCGATTGTTTTGGGAGCCCTATACCATAAACAATGGAAAGAAGTTTTTTTATTTTCCTTACCAGGTATTTTGTTTTTGGGTTTTTTATATTTCGGATGGAAAAACTCCCCAAATCATTTAGGGACAAACCCACTTGGTTTCAAAGATATGACTGATGTTCCTTTATTTGGATTTGTAAAAAGTTTTTTTGACCATAACCAATTTCAATTCAAACTAAAGGAAATTCCCAAACTACTTTTCCTAGTTTCGTTTTTAAGTATGATTATGATTTCTATCTCATCTATCAGAAACTCATTTCAAAAGGATCTAAACTTACTTGTTCCTATCCTTGGAAGTTTATTTGTCATAACCATTGCAGAAGAGGGGTACTGGAGGTCTTTTGATAATCTAAGCAGAATGTTTACGCTCATTTTACCTTTCTGTTTGCTTCTGGAAAGTGTAACCAAAAAACTGAGTTTTAAGATCTTTCTTGGCACCTCACTTACTTTGTTTTTCTTTTTACTAGTTCGCATTTTTTTCATCACACCAACAAAGGAATATTTTTTAGCATTATGA
- a CDS encoding ATP-binding protein, with amino-acid sequence MIQICITSRLSSLPIVVAYKKGYFEEFGVKVTLHLNTHHKAILPLLDAGRVEAGEVPTIAYLQDSFLKKSKLKRIYRGIYLYHSPLSFYSRFQFKPEDLTRNKAYILPVPHINSIERLFAEKFLEEYAPKNPVKVRYIDTPGFLEEKEFLKPNCLGLVSDPFSSPFLRNFQDFANSLELPILKKGTIYPSTLLAFSGDAVLKTGREISGVLLAVKKAIDFLQNANKEYHGNLWEDLQLSHFYPHLRVGETKNLLTEHPLIQKGVFSYHGDETTLFPLLKDVYFRLIRRVIQPEAVQAALNFEEILSALEPKKVFDVRKLSSFQEPTNVKLHAPSQINYRKLNAVRHLIVDVNSLVLDMLQGNYSSRLNTDETLQLDNRVKVLVNSMLDSFNAKIELQREEITELENLISILEIKLDRSAVDLQYSEEKYRYLFEFSREAIALVDADTGSILEANNQFRSLTGYTRGDITKMNIEDIIIGNQVSNQLRFGSDLSSDTMLSLPDVEILVKDGSKLEVDISFTSILLSPKKRYQVQFRPNSERKEQERLQHEFISNVSHELRSPMTNIRGYLEFFKSDSSLPFNKEHINMLEVIDKNAKRLSFLIENLLKLTTSREKDKEAEVIEIFDPVPVIEDVIHMNSHLAKGKPIEWELSLKKGLLIRGIKFEFSQIITNLYVNALKYTFKGKIGISLRDANGKVEIIVEDTGIGIDPNYKNQIFDRFFRIPSTDNRKIGGTGLGLSIVKSLVEKMSGEIFVESKMGEGSKFTIHFPIVNGNV; translated from the coding sequence GTGATCCAAATTTGTATTACAAGTCGACTCAGCTCCTTACCCATCGTGGTTGCCTACAAAAAAGGTTACTTCGAAGAATTTGGAGTTAAAGTTACACTACACCTAAATACTCACCACAAAGCTATTTTACCTTTATTGGATGCTGGACGAGTGGAAGCAGGGGAAGTTCCGACCATTGCATACCTACAAGATAGTTTTTTAAAAAAATCAAAACTCAAAAGAATCTATAGAGGAATTTATCTTTATCATTCTCCTTTATCTTTTTATTCAAGATTTCAATTCAAACCAGAAGACTTAACCAGAAATAAAGCCTATATCCTTCCTGTTCCACATATCAATTCTATTGAAAGATTATTCGCTGAAAAATTCCTAGAAGAATATGCACCTAAAAATCCTGTAAAAGTGCGTTACATTGACACACCTGGCTTTTTAGAAGAAAAAGAATTTTTAAAACCTAATTGCTTAGGACTTGTATCTGATCCATTTTCAAGTCCTTTCCTCCGGAACTTCCAAGACTTTGCGAATAGCTTAGAACTTCCCATACTAAAAAAAGGTACGATTTATCCCTCCACCTTACTTGCATTTAGTGGTGACGCTGTTTTAAAAACTGGAAGAGAAATATCAGGAGTATTATTGGCTGTCAAAAAAGCCATAGATTTCCTTCAAAATGCAAACAAAGAGTATCATGGCAATTTATGGGAAGACCTTCAACTTTCTCATTTTTACCCGCACTTAAGAGTAGGAGAAACAAAAAACCTTCTCACCGAACATCCATTAATCCAAAAAGGAGTTTTTTCTTACCATGGTGACGAAACAACTCTTTTCCCGTTGCTAAAAGATGTCTATTTTCGTTTAATTCGAAGGGTCATCCAACCAGAGGCTGTTCAAGCTGCTCTAAACTTTGAAGAAATTTTATCAGCTCTGGAACCTAAAAAAGTATTCGATGTTAGAAAATTATCCAGTTTCCAAGAACCAACAAATGTAAAATTACATGCACCTTCACAAATCAATTACCGAAAACTAAACGCAGTTAGACACTTAATTGTTGATGTCAATTCATTGGTTTTGGATATGCTCCAAGGAAATTACAGTTCACGGCTTAACACCGACGAAACACTTCAACTGGACAACAGAGTCAAAGTACTCGTAAACTCAATGTTAGATTCATTTAACGCCAAAATCGAATTACAAAGAGAAGAGATCACTGAATTGGAAAATTTAATTTCAATTTTGGAAATTAAATTAGATAGATCCGCAGTTGACTTACAATACTCGGAAGAAAAATATCGTTACCTATTTGAATTTTCAAGAGAGGCGATCGCCTTAGTTGATGCTGATACAGGGAGTATCCTGGAAGCAAATAACCAATTCCGTTCTTTAACTGGATATACCAGAGGTGATATCACAAAAATGAATATCGAAGATATCATCATCGGAAACCAAGTATCCAACCAATTACGGTTTGGATCCGACTTGTCTTCCGATACAATGTTATCACTTCCTGATGTAGAAATTTTAGTAAAAGATGGCTCCAAACTGGAAGTTGATATCAGTTTTACGTCCATACTCTTATCTCCAAAAAAGAGATACCAAGTTCAATTCCGACCTAACTCCGAACGAAAAGAACAAGAAAGACTCCAACATGAATTTATCTCCAATGTAAGCCACGAATTACGTAGCCCGATGACAAATATCCGTGGGTACTTAGAATTTTTTAAATCGGACTCTTCTTTACCGTTCAACAAAGAACATATCAATATGTTGGAAGTAATCGATAAAAACGCAAAAAGACTTAGTTTTCTAATCGAAAACCTGCTAAAATTAACAACTTCGCGAGAAAAAGACAAAGAAGCCGAAGTGATAGAAATTTTTGATCCTGTGCCTGTGATTGAAGATGTCATACACATGAATTCTCATCTTGCAAAAGGAAAACCAATTGAATGGGAACTTTCTTTGAAAAAAGGCCTTTTGATTCGTGGCATCAAATTCGAATTTTCGCAAATTATAACAAACTTATACGTCAACGCACTAAAGTACACATTCAAAGGGAAAATTGGAATCTCGTTACGCGACGCCAACGGGAAAGTGGAAATCATAGTTGAAGACACTGGAATCGGAATTGATCCCAACTACAAAAATCAAATCTTTGATCGATTTTTCCGAATCCCATCCACAGATAATAGAAAAATAGGTGGAACAGGCCTTGGACTTTCCATTGTTAAATCACTGGTAGAAAAGATGTCCGGAGAAATATTTGTTGAAAGTAAAATGGGTGAAGGAAGTAAATTTACCATTCACTTCCCAATCGTCAATGGGAACGTTTAA
- the htpG gene encoding molecular chaperone HtpG has protein sequence MSAEEKGKISVETENIFPIIKKWLYSEKDIFLRELVSNASDAITKLKKVALTEEFEGGSDYRIDLNFDVDKRILTIEDNGIGMTIDEVKKYINQIAFSGATDFAKQYQNAENKAEIIGHFGLGFYSSFMVSRQVTIETKSYKSGQSAVMWSSESGTDFSITPIEKNTRGTKISLYLDSESGEYLDKWKLKELIKKYCDFLPVSIFVQGEKANREKPLWSEEPSKLSPEDYKDFYSYLFPFSGESLFHIHLNVDYPFRLQGILYFPKLTHELEASKNGIKLFCNHVFVSDNASELIPQFLTILKGTIDIPDLPLNVSRSYLQNDPLVKKISNHIIKKVADRLIDDFKKNRSKYEENWNDISIFVKYGVLTDEKFYDSMTDHIIFKNSENGFSTVSEYWEKNKEKNQNKIFYANETEMGSVYMELLRSQGLEALLVDSKIDSHLIQHLEGKNPDWKFQRVDSEIADQVLDKESNTEIVNESNETESNRIAKLFEVALPKEGVQVKVEALKSVDVPGVILLPEFMRRMTEMNSMFNREDTKSMLKSHTLMVNSKSPLVKFALQAFEGVNPEKGKKLARVIYDLSLLSAKVMDEKEVSEYTKRTTEFLQEIFST, from the coding sequence ATGTCAGCTGAAGAAAAAGGCAAAATAAGTGTCGAAACAGAAAACATTTTCCCGATCATTAAAAAATGGCTCTATTCCGAAAAGGATATTTTCCTAAGGGAACTTGTTTCCAACGCAAGTGATGCAATCACCAAACTAAAAAAAGTAGCCTTGACAGAAGAATTTGAAGGTGGAAGTGATTACCGCATTGACCTAAATTTTGATGTCGATAAACGAATTTTAACCATCGAAGACAATGGGATTGGAATGACCATCGATGAAGTTAAAAAATACATCAATCAAATTGCTTTTTCTGGTGCCACAGACTTCGCCAAACAATACCAAAATGCCGAAAATAAAGCAGAGATCATCGGCCATTTTGGTCTAGGTTTTTATTCGAGTTTTATGGTCTCTAGACAAGTAACCATTGAGACTAAATCCTACAAGTCTGGCCAATCGGCGGTTATGTGGTCAAGTGAATCAGGCACTGACTTTTCAATTACACCCATTGAAAAAAATACTAGAGGTACAAAAATTTCTCTGTACTTGGACAGTGAATCAGGTGAATACCTTGATAAATGGAAATTGAAGGAACTAATCAAAAAATACTGTGATTTTCTGCCCGTTTCAATCTTTGTCCAAGGAGAAAAAGCAAATAGAGAAAAACCACTTTGGTCTGAGGAACCTTCTAAACTGTCTCCTGAAGATTATAAGGATTTTTATTCTTACTTGTTTCCATTTTCAGGGGAATCTTTATTTCATATCCACCTCAACGTGGATTACCCTTTCCGATTACAAGGGATCTTATACTTTCCAAAACTCACACATGAATTAGAAGCTTCAAAAAATGGAATCAAACTTTTTTGCAATCATGTCTTTGTAAGTGATAATGCAAGTGAGTTAATCCCTCAATTTTTAACGATTCTCAAAGGAACAATCGACATACCTGACTTACCTCTGAATGTCTCACGTTCGTATTTACAAAACGATCCACTCGTTAAAAAAATCTCCAACCATATCATTAAAAAAGTAGCAGACCGACTGATTGATGATTTTAAAAAGAATCGTTCAAAGTATGAAGAAAACTGGAACGATATATCTATCTTTGTCAAATATGGCGTACTAACAGATGAAAAATTTTATGATTCAATGACAGATCATATCATCTTTAAAAATTCCGAAAATGGTTTCTCAACTGTTTCTGAATATTGGGAAAAGAACAAAGAAAAGAATCAAAACAAAATCTTTTATGCAAATGAAACAGAAATGGGTTCTGTTTATATGGAACTACTCAGATCACAAGGACTAGAAGCCCTCTTAGTTGATTCTAAAATTGATTCTCACCTCATCCAACACTTAGAGGGTAAAAATCCCGATTGGAAATTCCAAAGAGTGGATTCAGAAATCGCTGATCAAGTTTTAGACAAAGAATCAAATACTGAAATTGTAAACGAATCCAATGAAACAGAATCCAATCGAATCGCAAAACTCTTTGAAGTTGCATTACCAAAGGAAGGGGTTCAAGTCAAAGTAGAAGCACTAAAATCAGTAGATGTCCCAGGGGTTATCTTACTTCCTGAATTTATGCGTAGAATGACAGAAATGAATTCTATGTTTAACAGAGAAGACACTAAATCAATGCTTAAGTCTCATACTTTGATGGTAAACTCAAAATCTCCTCTTGTAAAATTCGCCTTACAGGCGTTTGAGGGAGTCAACCCAGAGAAAGGAAAAAAATTGGCACGTGTCATCTACGATTTGTCTTTACTCTCTGCCAAGGTAATGGACGAAAAAGAAGTCTCAGAGTACACAAAAAGAACAACAGAATTTCTTCAGGAGATTTTTTCTACCTAG